In Hyalangium ruber, the genomic stretch AAGGAGCGTCAGGAGATGGAGCCCATCGTCTCCAAGATGGACCAGGTGATCGCCAAGCTGGCCGAGCGTGACGGGCTCTCCTTCGTCTTCGAGCGCCGGGACTCAGGCCTCATCTACGCCCAGACGCAGTACGATCTGTCCAACGAAGTGATCCGCGCCTACAACGCGCTGCCGAAGACGGCGACCACCAAGGCCCCGGCTCCGGCCCCGGCTCCCAAGGACGCTCCGAAGAAGTAAGGGGCACTGACCGTCGTGCAACGCGCGTCCACGCCGCGCCAGCTCGGAGAGCTCGCCACCCATGTGGGCGGCGAGCTGCTCGGGGATGCTGGCCTGCTGATTCACGGCCTCAACGGGCTCGCCGAGGCGGGCCCGGGGGACGTGTCCTTCTATGGCAACACGAAGTACCGCCGGCAGTATGAGAGCACCCGGGCCTCGGCCGTGCTGGTGGGCTCGGACGCGCCGGTGCGAGAGGGCCTGTCCCTCATTCGCGTGGCCAACCCGCACCTGGCATTCGCCCGGCTGCTGACGCTCTTCCAGCCCTCGCAGCGGCCCGCAGCGGGCGTGAGCCCCCAGGCCCATGTCCACCCCGAGGCCACGGTCCATCCCGAGGCCACGGTGATGGCGGGAGCCACGGTGGAGCAGGGTGCCTCGGTGGGCGCGCGCACCGTGCTCTATCCGGGCGCCTACGTGGGACCGGCCGCCCGCATCGGCGAGGACTGCCTGCTCTACCCGAACGTCACCGTGCGCGAGCGCTGCGAGGTCGGCTCACGTGTCATCCTCCACGCCTCGAGCGTGGTGGGCGCGGATGGCTTCGGCTTCGCGTTCGACGCCGAGGGCGAGAACGGGCCCTCGCACTTCAAGATCCCCCAGACG encodes the following:
- the lpxD gene encoding UDP-3-O-(3-hydroxymyristoyl)glucosamine N-acyltransferase, which gives rise to MQRASTPRQLGELATHVGGELLGDAGLLIHGLNGLAEAGPGDVSFYGNTKYRRQYESTRASAVLVGSDAPVREGLSLIRVANPHLAFARLLTLFQPSQRPAAGVSPQAHVHPEATVHPEATVMAGATVEQGASVGARTVLYPGAYVGPAARIGEDCLLYPNVTVRERCEVGSRVILHASSVVGADGFGFAFDAEGENGPSHFKIPQTGIVRIEDDVEVGACTCIDRATIGETVIGRGTKIDNLVQIAHNVKVGPLSLICAQAGVSGSAELGTGVVLAGQVGVVGHIRVGDLAKVGAQSGVAHDVPDGQVVSGSPAVPHKEWLRNSAALNLLGDLVKEVRTLRRRVELLEKEKGG